A window of the Gossypium hirsutum isolate 1008001.06 chromosome A05, Gossypium_hirsutum_v2.1, whole genome shotgun sequence genome harbors these coding sequences:
- the LOC107951015 gene encoding alpha,alpha-trehalose-phosphate synthase [UDP-forming] 1: MSISSPDTCISHNNNNLPNLSNKSNGMRGNKYNCNNSGTPRTRLERLLRERELRKFNKSLNDGETELLNNDSFSPDSFEAFSWFNDEESLETISANRNSTDGCERQDSRASRERLLVVANRLPVSAVRRGVDSWHLEISVGGLVSALLGVKEFETRWIGWAGVNVPDEIGQRALIKALAEKRCIPVFLDEEIVHQYYNGYCNNILWPLFHYLGLPQEDRLATTRSFQSQFDAYKKANQMFAEVVKEHYVEGDVVWCHDYHLMFLPKCLKERNRKMKVGWFLHTPFPSSEIHRTLPSRLELLRSVLAADLVGFHTYDYARHFVSACTRILGLEGTPEGVEDQGRLTRVAAFNLKERFAGRKVMLGVDRLDMIKGIPQKILAFEKFLEENPNWRDKVVLLQIAVPTRTDVPEYQKLTSQVHEIVGRINGRFGTLTAVPIHHLDRSLDFHALCALYAVTDVALVTSLRDGMNLVSYEFVACQASKKGVLILSEFAGAAQSLGAGAILVNPWNVTEVASSIGYALNMPADEREKRHHHNFVHVTTHTSQEWAATFVSELNDTIVEAQLRTRQIPPPLPIEVAVDRYAKSNNRLLILGFNATLTEPVDTLGRKGSQIKEMEPKLRPDLQEPLRKLCDDPKTTIVVLSGSDRSVLDDNFGDYSMWLAAENGMFLRATKGDWMTTMPENLNMEWVDSVKHVFEYFTERTPRSHFELRETSLIWNYKYADVEFGRLQARDLLQHLWTGPISNASLDVVQGSRSIEVRSVGVTKGAAIDRILGEIVHNKGMKEPIDYVLCIGHFLAKDEDIYTFFEPELPSEVPAPVRSHVTPPVRTSVSKLSTSRSLSREDRLKKHRPMPTIERSKSYHVNTDVFQSRVVDRMSLQEGSSVLDLQGDNYFSCSVARKRSNARYLLGSSDDVVKLLTELTNSWINGMNTDGSTMEGN; the protein is encoded by the exons ATGTCGATTTCATCTCCAGATACCTGCATTTCGCATAACAATAACAATCTG CCTAATTTGTCGAATAAAAGCAACGGAATGAGAGGGAATAAATATAACTGTAACAACAGTGGCACACCGAGAACAAGATTGGAAAGGCTTCTTAGGGAGAGGGAGTTAAGGAAATTCAACAAGTCTTTGAATGATGGTGAAACTGAGTTATTGAACAATGACTCGTTTTCACCCGATTCTTTTGAAGCTTTCAGCTGGTTCAACGATGAAGAATCCTTGGAAACCATTTCAGCTAATAGAAATTCTACTGATGGATGCGAAAGGCAAGATTCCCGGGCTTCCAGAGAGCGCCTCTTGGTGGTTGCTAATAGGCTTCCGGTTTCTGCAGTACGACGTGGGGTGGATTCATGGCATCTTGAGATAAGTGTAGGAGGCTTAGTCAGTGCACTCCTTG GTGTGAAGGAATTTGAGACAAGATGGATTGGTTGGGCTGGTGTAAATGTCCCTGATGAAATTGGACAAAGGGCATTAATTAAAGCTTTAGCTGAAAAG AGATGTATACCAGTATTtcttgatgaagaaattgttcaTCAATATTATAATGGATATTGTAACAACATATTGTGGCCGTTGTTTCATTACCTTGGCCTCCCACAAGAAGACCGCCTTGCAACTACTAGAAGCTTTCAATCTCAGTTTGATGCTTATAAGAAAGCAAACCAGATGTTTGCTGAAGTGGTTAAAGAACATTATGTGGAAGGGGATGTGGTTTGGTGTCATGATTACCACCTAATGTTTCTTCCAAAATGTTTGAAAGAGCGGAACAGAAAAATGAAAGTTGGTTGGTTTCTGCATACTCCTTTTCCTTCTTCTGAAATCCATAGGACACTACCGTCTAGGTTGGAGCTTCTCAGATCAGTACTTGCTGCTGATTTAGTAGG CTTCCATACATATGACTATGCAAGGCATTTTGTTAGTGCTTGTACTCGTATTCTTGGGCTGGAAGGTACACCTGAAGGAGTAGAGGATCAAGGAAGGCTGACACGTGTAGCTGCA TTCAATCTGAAAGAAAGGTTTGCTGGCCGAAAG GTAATGTTAGGCGTTGATCGGCTTGATATGATCAAGGGTATACCACAGAAGATTTTGGCATTTGAAAAATTCCTTGAGGAAAATCCTAATTGGCGTGATAAGGTGGTTCTCCTGCAAATTGCTGTCCCTACCAGGACTGATGTTCCTGAGT ATCAAAAGCTTACTAGCCAGGTTCATGAGATTGTTGGGCGAATTAACGGAAGATTTGGAACTCTTACTGCTGTACCTATACATCATCTG GATCGTTCTCTTGATTTTCATGCATTATGTGCACTATACGCTGTTACTG ATGTAGCTCTTGTGACATCTTTGCGAGATGGAATGAACCTTGTCAGCTATGAGTTTGTTGCCTGCCAAGCTTCCAAGAAAGGGGTTCTCATATTAAGTGAG TTTGCAGGGGCTGCTCAATCTCTTGGTGCTGGAGCCATTTTGGTTAATCCATGGAACGTCACCGAAGTTGCTTCTTCGATCGGTTATGCTTTGAATATGCCAGCTGATGAGAGAGAGAAACGCCACCACCATAACTTCGTGCATGTAACTACACACACATCACAAGAGTGGGCTGCTACCTTTGTAAG TGAACTTAATGATACCATTGTTGAAGCTCAATTAAGGACAAGACAAATCCCACCACCGCTTCCAATTGAGGTTGCAGTTGATCGTTACGCAAAGTCTAATAACCGATTGCTCATACTG GGATTCAATGCAACTTTAACTGAACCAGTGGATACCCTTGGGAGGAAGGGCAGCCAAATTAAAGAAATGGAGCCCAAGTTACGCCCGGATTTACAGGAACCTTTGAGAAAGCTTTGTGATGATCCAAAGACTACAATTGTTGTCCTCAGTGGAAGTGATAGAAGTGTCCTGGATGAT AACTTTGGTGATTACAGCATGTGGTTGGCAGCAGAAAACGGAATGTTCTTACGGGCTACGAAAGGAGATTGGATGACGACAATGCCGGAAAATTTAAACATGGAATGGGTGGATAGCGTCAAG CATGTATTCGAATATTTTACTGAAAGAACTCCTCGATCTCATTTCGAGCTCCGGGAAACTTCACTTATATGGAACTATAAATACGCAG ATGTCGAGTTTGGAAGACTTCAAGCAAGGGATCTGTTGCAGCATCTTTGGACAGGTCCAATCTCTAATGCATCTTTAGACGTTGTCCAAGGCAGCCGGTCCATTGAGGTTCGATCTGTCGGTGTTACAAAG GGTGCAGCGATCGACCGAATCCTTGGAGAAATTGTTCATAACAAAGGCATGAAGGAACCCATTGATTATGTCCTATGTATTGGCCACTTTCTAGCTAAG GATGAAGACATTTATACCTTTTTTGAGCCAGAGCTTCCTTCAGAAGTGCCAGCCCCTGTCAGATCCCATGTAACACCACCAGTCAGGACATCTGTTTCAAAGTTATCGACGAGTAGAAGTCTATCCAGGGAAGATCGCCTTAAGAAACATCGTCCTATGCCAACTATTGAGAGAAGCAAAAGTTACCATGTAAACACAGATGTTTTTCAATCAAGGGTGGTAGATAGAATGTCGTTGCAAGAGGGTTCTTCAGTACTTGATCTTCAGGGCGACAACTATTTTTCTTGCTCTGTAGCTCGGAAAAGGTCTAATGCTCGGTATCTCCTTGGATCATCAGATGATGTAGTTAAACTCTTAACAGAGCTGACAAATTCATGGATCAACGGTATGAACACTGATGGATCTACAATGGAGGGAAATTAG
- the LOC107951020 gene encoding uncharacterized protein — translation MILPPRGTVIFFILLAVTFPEAVDSLSFSQYKTLVSLSQSLLTRVSNLRSARGDADGSNRARLIAEKLERWQGVGFWGAAWSVGWDYVWNYAWGSDLDYAEIFGVASDLNQLGRMLGELTRSNSDTERASWVAGNYRNALAISKRIFNRLLKVFKKSGALREITETMQREVLEGGLLRDCMELGSNDLKGLIQIFKDLASQYSTSNHSQEL, via the exons ATGATTTTACCACCACGTGGAACCGTAATATTTTTCATCCTTCTCGCCGTGACCTTCCCCGAAGCCGTTGATTCCCTATCCTTTTCTCAATACAAAACCTTAGTCTCCCTCTCCCAATCTCTGCTAACGCGCGTGTCCAATTTACGATCCGCACGCGGGGACGCGGATGGCTCGAACCGCGCGAGGCTCATCGCCGAGAAGTTGGAGCGATGGCAAGGGGTAGGATTTTGGGGCGCGGCGTGGTCGGTAGGATGGGACTACGTTTGGAACTACGCCTGGGGTAGCGATTTGGATTACGCGGAAATCTTCGGTGTCGCATCGGATTTGAACCAGTTAGGTAGGATGTTAGGCGAGTTGACTCGGTCTAACTCGGATACGGAGAGGGCTAGCTGGGTTGCTGGAAATTACAGAAACGCCCTCGCGATTTCGAAACGGATTTTTAATCGCCTTCTCAAAGTGTTTAAAAAATCG GGGGCATTAAGGGAAATAACTGAAACGATGCAAAGAGAAGTATTGGAAGGTGGTCTACTTAGGGACTGCATGGAATTAGGGAGCAACGACTTGAAAggattgattcaaattttcaaagATTTAGCGTCACAGTATTCTACTTCTAATCACTCCCAAGAGCTGTGA
- the LOC107951019 gene encoding GDSL esterase/lipase At1g29670, protein MGKWCGVFGVAALLLVLSVFLGVRGAPQVPCYFIFGDSLVDNGNNNQLSSLARANYLPYGIDFPNGPTGRFSNGKTTVDVIAELLGFDNYIPPYSTASGRQILGGVNYASAAAGIREETGQQLGARISFSGQVRNYQRTISQVVNLLGDETTAANYLSKCIYSIGLGSNDYLNNYFMPLYYSTSRQYTPEQFADVLIQQYTEQLQALYNYGARKFALIGVGQIGCSPNELAQYSGDGKTCVERINAANRIFNDKLKGLVDQFNNDNSDAKFIYINAYGIFQDITSNPATYGFKVTNAGCCGVGRNNGQITCLPAQTPCPNRNEYLFWDAFHPTEAANVIIGRRSYSAQSSSDAYPIDIRRLAQL, encoded by the exons ATGGGGAAATGGTGTGGGGTGTTTGGGGTTGCTGCACTACTGTTGGTTTTGAGTGTGTTTTTAGGGGTTAGAGGTGCTCCCCAAGTCCCTTGTTACTTTATTTTTGGGGATTCATTGGTGGATAATGGGAATAATAATCAACTGTCGTCATTGGCTAGAGCTAATTACTTGCCTTACGGGATTGACTTCCCTAATGGACCGACGGGTAGGTTTTCTAATGGTAAAACTACCGTCGATGTCATAG CTGAGCTTTTGGGCTTCGACAATTACATCCCGCCTTACTCAACCGCAAGCGGTCGACAGATACTCGGAGGAGTTAACTATGCATCCGCGGCTGCCGGAATCAGAGAAGAGACCGGACAGCAACtg GGAGCTCGGATCAGTTTCAGTGGCCAAGTTAGAAATTACCAACGAACAATTTCACAAGTGGTGAACCTGCTTGGGGATGAAACTACAGCAGCAAATTATTTAAGCAAATGCATTTACTCGATCGGACTCGGCAGCAACGATTACCTTAACAACTATTTCATGCCCCTTTATTACTCCACCAGCAGGCAGTATACCCCCGAGCAATTTGCTGATGTTCTTATTCAACAATACACTGAGCAGCTTCAG GCTTTGTATAACTATGGGGCAAGGAAGTTTGCGTTGATTGGAGTGGGTCAGATCGGTTGCAGTCCCAATGAATTGGCTCAATACAGTGGAGATGGTAAAACATGTGTGGAGAGAATCAATGCTGCAAACCGGATTTTCAATGACAAGCTTAAAGGGCTCGTTGATCAATTCAACAACGACAATTCCGATGCCAAATTCATCTACATCAATGCTTATGGAATTTTCCAAGACATAACAAGCAACCCCGCCACATACG GTTTTAAGGTAACAAATGCAGGGTGTTGTGGAGTGGGGAGGAACAATGGGCAAATTACCTGCTTGCCTGCCCAAACTCCATGCCCAAATAGGAACGAGTACTTATTTTGGGATGCTTTTCATCCCACTGAAGCTGCAAATGTGATAATCGGGAGGAGATCTTACAGTGCTCAGTCTTCGTCAGATGCTTACCCGATCGATATCCGCCGTCTTGCGCAGCTCTGA
- the LOC107951018 gene encoding MACPF domain-containing protein CAD1, translating into MENPRTRSGSPLCSSSSLDALTTTLSSSIQALGRGFDVTSDIRLLYCKGAPGSRLVQLDEDHTDDLVLSGRVIVPNVSADIKWSMGKGDIERKPVCSFHEMSGYFNEKSGIAGRVPLGSFNAMFNFTGSSRVDAAATKSLAMVGYLIPLCTVKLAKQNLILHEDVRRAVPYTWDPAALASFIENYGTHIVTSATIGGRDVVYVRQHQSSPLSLTDIENYVKDIGDQRFLDSKGQSSAAPLKYKDKDVTVIFRRRGGDDLEQSHARWAETVQAAPDVINMTFMPIVSLLEGVPGIKHLARAIELYLEYKPPIEDLQYFLDFQIARVWAPEQSNIQRKEPVCSSLQFSLMGPKLYISPDQVTVGRKPVTGLRLSLEGNKQNRLAIHLQHLVSLPKILQPHWDVHMAIGAPKWQGPEEQDSRWFEPIKWKNFSHVSTAPIEHTDTCIGDLSGVHIVTGAQLGVWDFGSKNVLHLKLLFSKVPGCTIRRSVWDHSPCSLSTAQRTDGSSSSVSSERTSDNKKEDSSSHVGKLAKIVDSTEMSKGPQDSPGHWLVTGAKLGVDKGKIVLRIKYSLLNY; encoded by the exons atggaaAACCCAAGAACAAGGAGTGGCAGCCCCTTGTGCTCATCTTCTAGCCTAGATGCTTTGACTACAACACTAAGCAGCTCAATTCAAGCTCTGGGTCGTGGCTTTGATGTCACTTCAGATATACGGCTGTTATATTGCAAAGGGGCACCTGGTTCAAGGTTGGTTCAGCTTGATGAAGATCATACCGACGATCTTGTTTTGTCTGGTAGGGTTATTGTGCCCAACGTGTCTGCTGATATCAAGTGGTCAATGGGAAAGGGTGACATCGAGAGAAAACCAGTTTGTAGCTTCCATGAG ATGTCAGGATACTTTAATGAGAAATCTGGTATAGCAGGGCGTGTTCCGCTGGGAAGCTTTAATGCAATGTTCAATTTCACTGGTTCTTCACGAGTTGATGCAGCTGCTACAAAATCCCTTGCGATGGTTGGATACTTAATTCCCCTATGCACCGTCAAATTAGCTAAGCAGAATTTAATTCTGCATGAAGATGTCAGGCGCGCTGTTCCTTACACTTGGGATCCTGCAGCTTTGGCAAG TTTTATTGAAAATTATGGTACGCACATTGTTACTTCTGCTACAATTGGTGGGAGAGATGTTGTTTATGTCAGACAGCACCAGTCATCTCCTTTATCACTAACAGACATTGAGAACTATGTGAAAGACATTGGGGATCAAAGGTTTCTGGACTCCAAAGGCCAGTCAAGTGCTGCACCTTTAAAATACAAAGACAAG GATGTTACAGTCATCTTTAGGAGGAGAGGAGGTGATGACCTTGAGCAGAGTCATGCAAGGTGGGCAGAGACTGTGCAAGCGGCACCGGATGTCATTAACATGACATTTATGCCCATTGTTTCTCTTCTTGAAGGAGTGCCTGGTATAAAACATTTGGCCCGTGCAATCGAACTATACTTGGAGT ACAAGCCACCAATCGAGGATTTACAATATTTCCTGGATTTTCAAATTGCTCGTGTTTGGGCTCCAGAACAGAGCAACATTCAAAGGAAGGAACCGGTGTGTTCATCCCTTCAGTTTAGCTTAATGGGCCCCAAGCTTTATATCAGCCCGGATCAG GTAACAGTTGGCCGTAAACCAGTTACTGGGCTTAGGCTTAGCTTAGAAGGCAACAAGCAGAACAGACTAGCAATTCATTTGCAGCACCTAGTGTCCCTTCCAAAAATCCTTCAACCCCACTGGGATGTGCACATGGCCATAGGTGCACCCAAGTGGCAAGGTCCTGAGGAGCAAGACAGCCGTTGGTTTGAACCCATCAAGTGGAAAAACTTCTCCCATGTAAGCACTGCACCAATAGAACACACTGACACTTGCATTGGAGACCTCTCTGGTGTCCACATTGTCACAGGAGCTCAGCTTGGTGTATGGGACTTTGGTTCCAAAAACGTATTACACCTGAAACTTCTCTTCTCTAAAGTACCAGGCTGCACAATAAGGCGATCTGTATGGGATCATAGTCCATGCAGCCTTTCTACTGCACAGAGGACCGACGGATCTTCATCATCAGTTTCAAGTGAGAGAACTTCTGACAATAAAAAGGAAGATAGTTCAAGCCATGTTGGGAAACTTGCAAAGATTGTGGACTCAACTGAAATGTCGAAAGGACCACAGGATAGTCCAGGCCATTGGTTGGTTACAGGGGCTAAGCTTGGGGTGGATAAGGGGAAGATTGTATTGCGTATTAAGTACTCATTACTGAATTACTGA